In Leptolyngbya iicbica LK, the genomic stretch CCTGATCCATGATTCGGAATAGAGCCTGCATCCCAACAGGAGTATCTGACTGCTTAAGATTAATCGTGACATGCATTGCGGTCTTTGAATCGCGGCTTGCCAGCCCTGCTTTAAACATCACCAACTCTGACTCAATAGCATTGTTCTGCCCTTTTTCTTTGGCAACACTAAGCGTGACTTTTGAGTCTAGTTTAACTGCATCATTAATTTCTACGGCGAAATCAATTTTTGCATCACTGATCTGCATCGTAGGAATAGGGACGAGGGATATGACAGGAATTTCAACCTTGAAATTTAGGATCTCACCACCTACACTTATTTTGCTGTAGTTGAATGTCACCGTCTTTAGATCACCATAGTGGCGATCACCGTCAGTTGATCCTGATGAATCTTGAACAAATCCAATTCGCTCAATAAATTCAACTGTTGTTTGGGCAGCCTGAATTTCCGCGTCAACCATCGCTGACAAAGGTGCTCCAAGAATTTGATAAAGTGGGATTGATGTAATATCGGTAACGTCTGCCATACTCAATCTCCTCAGGGGTATTCAAGGCAAATTTCTATTCTTAAATACTGTCTAGATTCAATGTAATCGAAATTGATGAGAGCACAGATTCAGGTAACTGCTTCAGTTCATCTGTCAGAATTTCTACGTCAA encodes the following:
- a CDS encoding DUF2589 domain-containing protein — encoded protein: MADVTDITSIPLYQILGAPLSAMVDAEIQAAQTTVEFIERIGFVQDSSGSTDGDRHYGDLKTVTFNYSKISVGGEILNFKVEIPVISLVPIPTMQISDAKIDFAVEINDAVKLDSKVTLSVAKEKGQNNAIESELVMFKAGLASRDSKTAMHVTINLKQSDTPVGMQALFRIMDQGISSISPAKEDDKNKSSE